The genomic region AAACCAAAATCGAAAAAACTATTTATTATCATACCGTTTTTGATATTGCTATTTTCGGCAGGGCTATTTGGGATATATTTCCTCAATCAATCACACTCGCGACAAACGACTGCGCCATCTGACGAAAAGTATTATTTTGCCGATTCGAAATATTCTGGCATTCGTTCAAAGTTCGTCACCAGAGATAACAAACGAGAAAAAGTTTCAATTGAATATCCAATCACGGAAAATGAAAAGATTAATCGCTTAATTAGTGAGTCGATTGATAAAATTGATCGCGATTTTCAAAATACGGTTTTACTGGCGACAGTTTTTGACAAGCCAATGACCGAAACAATTGGCTATCAAGTCACGCACAACACTTCAGAGGCGCTGTCAATTGTCGTCAATATTAAGCAGGATATGAACGGCGCACATCCAGCATCAATGACGCAATTTTGGACTTTCGACAAAAAATCTGGCGAAGTTGTCGGCTTAGCTGATTTTACAGAACAGTCCGATGAAGCCGCCGAAGCAATCATATCCGCTGCCAAAGACAGCATTTCTCAGACCATCAAGCAACGCCAGCAGCCAGAGATTGACCTGAATGAAATCATAAATAAAGAAGCTTTGTCTAATTTCATCATCACTAACGACGGCAATTCATTGGCTTGGCCACTCGGTCAAGCGTCGCTACTGCCATCATCTTACGGCGAATTGACAATTACCGTGCCAATTTCCTCCGTCTCTAAATATCTGCAAAACCCAACGGCGAGAAAATTCGCCAACATCCCCAAACCTGCAGAAAAACCAAAACCAGCGCCCGTAGCTCCAACGCCTACCGTCGCAAATAAAACAATTGCTCTAACTTTTGACGACGGACCCGGACCATACACCGAAAAACTGTTGGATATATTGGATAAGTACGACGCCAAAGCGACATTTTTCCTAATCGGCAGCAAAGTTTCAGCACGTGCCAATACATTACGCCGTATGCAGTCGCGCGGACATCAATTAGGTAATCACTCTTGGTCACATCCAGAGTTAAATAAGGTTTCAGCGGAGCAACTCGCTAGTGAAATTGACCAGACAAATAACGCCATAAAACAAGCCGTCGGCGCCAAACCTAACATCATACGTCCACCATATGGCGCGTTTAATCGGGCTGTTTTGGAGCAATTCCGTCAACGGGGAATGTCGGCAGTGGTTTGGTCTGTCGATACGCGCGACTGGGCTGATCGTAATAGCGAAATCGTCTGTTCAAGGGCTGTCGCTGGCGCTCGCAACGGAGCTGTGATTTTAATGCACGATATTCATCCGACATCCGTGAATGCCGTTCCTTGTATTCTTGACTCACTCAAGCAACAAGGCTATTCATTCGTAACGGTACAAAATTTAATCGGTGACATGACACCGGGCGCCGTTTATCCGTAAACTTAATCAATCTCAAATATCTTATATTTTGAAGT from Candidatus Nanosynbacter sp. HMT-352 harbors:
- a CDS encoding polysaccharide deacetylase family protein; translated protein: MRIQRKKAKPKSKKLFIIIPFLILLFSAGLFGIYFLNQSHSRQTTAPSDEKYYFADSKYSGIRSKFVTRDNKREKVSIEYPITENEKINRLISESIDKIDRDFQNTVLLATVFDKPMTETIGYQVTHNTSEALSIVVNIKQDMNGAHPASMTQFWTFDKKSGEVVGLADFTEQSDEAAEAIISAAKDSISQTIKQRQQPEIDLNEIINKEALSNFIITNDGNSLAWPLGQASLLPSSYGELTITVPISSVSKYLQNPTARKFANIPKPAEKPKPAPVAPTPTVANKTIALTFDDGPGPYTEKLLDILDKYDAKATFFLIGSKVSARANTLRRMQSRGHQLGNHSWSHPELNKVSAEQLASEIDQTNNAIKQAVGAKPNIIRPPYGAFNRAVLEQFRQRGMSAVVWSVDTRDWADRNSEIVCSRAVAGARNGAVILMHDIHPTSVNAVPCILDSLKQQGYSFVTVQNLIGDMTPGAVYP